From one Brachypodium distachyon strain Bd21 chromosome 4, Brachypodium_distachyon_v3.0, whole genome shotgun sequence genomic stretch:
- the LOC100822908 gene encoding pentatricopeptide repeat-containing protein At2g31400, chloroplastic, with amino-acid sequence MATTTHFTPSQAHAASASHHSAAAAAAAAATATATARLHASASASAPAAGAALCPPFLVAGSHSSAACPPVQNPIFSGSAAPWVVQPQRAALCPEFRRARSTKNISKRNNRGVGSQDRGGRTFSVAAGRCVDKLLRVAPEDRRALGASLSSFRGELVAPDDYCHILRELGDRDKSAIRALEVFHAALPLVGNGSVDKGKLLTAAIGALGKMSRPDLARRAFDAGIAGGYGNTVFANSALISAYARSGLVNEAMGVLESMKGAGLRPTTVTYNAVIDACGKGGVDLRFTLGYFRQMLRDRLCPDRKTFNSLLSACSRAGHLEDARALFDEMIHLGIGRDIYTYNTFIDAICKCGNIELAMQVLLDMEAKNVKPNVVTYSTLIDGYSKLEKYDEALKLYEKMKSLGIQLDRVCYNTVLAIYVKAGKYGEIAIVCDEMEDSGIEKDTVTYNSLINGYGKQGRLDIVSFLVQDMRRRGVAPSVLTYSTLIDIYSKAGMHGDAFNVYLDFKESGLKPDVVLFSSFIDTLAKNGLVEWALSLLNDMTEMGIKPNVVTYNTIIDAFGKSKVLSEEDPEAGEMGIVGVYNGQIIRAANPVTRGRSAIDVRMRRSQELYFILELFQKMVQQGVRPNVVTFSAILNACSRCNNFEDAALLLEQLRLFDNFVYGVAYGLLMGYQEIWSQAQSLFNQLGRMDSPTSSAFYNALTDVLWHFGQRQGAQLVVLEGVNRRVWDNTWSEFCLDLHLMSCGAAQAMVHAWLLNVRSIVFEGRAMPEFLSILTGWGKHSKIAGASTLRHVIEALLNSIGAPFQVERFNIGRFVSPSAVVAAWLRESGTMNILLLNDERAQHASPSSMLPRLQALQL; translated from the exons atggcgacgacgacgcaCTTCACGCCGTCGCAGGCGCACGCTGCGTCTGCTTCCCACCActctgccgcggcggcggcggcggcggcggccacggccacggccaccgcgCGGCTTCATGCCTCGGCTTCCGCgtcggcgcccgccgcgggGGCCGCGCTCTGCCCgcccttcctcgtggccggGTCCCACTCCTCCGCGGCGTGCCCGCCGGTACAGAACCCGATATTTAgtggctccgccgcgccgTGGGTGGTGCAGCCCCAGCGCGCCGCGCTCTGCCCCGAGTTCCGGCGGGCGCGCTCCACGAAGAATATCTCCAAGCGCAACAACCGTGGGGTGGGCTCCCAGGACCGTGGCGGGCGCACGTTCTCAGTCGCTGCCGGGCGCTGCGTGGACAAGCTGCTCCGGGTTGCTCCCGAGGACCGCCGTGCGCTTGGTGCTTCTCTGTCTTCTTTCCGGGGAGAGCTGGTTGCTCCTGATGATTACTGCCATATCCTTCGGGAGCTTGGCGACAGGGACAAGTCCGCAATCCGTGCGCTCGAAGTGTTCCATGCTGCATTGCCGCTTGTTGGCAATGGCTCCGTCGATAAGGGCAAGCTTTTGACTGCTGCCATTGGGGCACTTGGCAAGATGAGCCGCCCAGACCTTGCACGAAGAGCTTTTGATGCTGGCATTGCAGGGGGTTATGGCAACACGGTGTTTGCAAACTCGGCGCTCATCTCGGCGTATGCTAGGAGTGGTCTGGTCAACGAGGCAATGGGGGTACTTGAGTCGATGAAGGGTGCAGGCTTGCGGCCTACCACGGTTACGTACAATGCGGTGATTGATGCATGCGGAAAAGGGGGTGTTGACCTCAGGTTCACGCTCGGATATTTCCGTCAGATGCTACGGGACAGACTTTGTCCAGACCGGAAGACGTTCAATTCACTTCTTTCTGCGTGTAGCCGTGCAGGGCATTTGGAGGATGCTCGTGCCCTGTTTGATGAAATGATCCATCTTGGCATTGGGCGTGACATTTACACATACAACACGTTCATTGATGCAATTTGCAAGTGTGGCAACATAGAGCTTGCTATGCAGGTTCTGTTGGATATGGAAGCGAAAAATGTCAAGCCAAATGTTGTTACATACAGTACATTGATTGATGGATACTCCAAGTTAGAGAAGTATGATGAGGCACTCAAGTTGTACGAAAAGATGAAGTCTTTGGGGATTCAGTTGGACAGAGTTTGCTACAACACCGTGCTGGCTATTTATGTGAAGGCCGGAAAGTATGGAGAAATAGCTATAGTGTGTGACGAGATGGAGGACTCAGGGATTGAGAAGGATACTGTGACTTACAATTCTTTGATTAATGGGTATGGAAAGCAGGGACGCTTGGACATTGTCTCTTTCCTCGTTCAAGATATGAGGAGACGGGGTGTAGCTCCTAGTGTACTCACATACTCAACTTTGATAGATATATACTCAAAGGCAGGAATGCACGGAGATGCATTTAATGTCTACTTAGATTTTAAGGAATCTGGCCTAAAGCCTGATGTTGTTCTATTCAGCTCTTTCATTGACACATTGGCCAAGAATGGCTTGGTAGAGTGGGCTTTATCTTTGCTTAATGATATGACTGAGATGGGTATCAAGCCAAATGTGGTAACGTACAACACAATAATTGATGCATTTGGCAAATCTAAGGTTCTTTCTGAGGAGGATCCTGAAGCTGGGGAAATGGGAATTGTTGGGGTTTATAACGGCCAGATCATTAGGGCTGCTAATCCAGTGACAAGAGGACGCTCTGCCATTGATGTCAGGATGAGGAGGTCCCAGGAATTGTATTTCATTCTGGAATTGTTTCAGAAGATGGTCCAGCAGGGTGTGAGGCCAAATGTTGTTACATTTTCTGCAATCTTGAATGCTTGCAG TCGCTGCAATAACTTTGAAGATGCAGCTCTATTGCTGGAACAACTTCGCCTGTTTGATAATTTTGTCTATGGTGTTGCGTATGGGCTCCTTATGGGTTATCAAGAAATTTGGTCTCAAGCACAGTCCCTTTTTAATCAGTTGGGACGCATGGATTCTCCAACATCCTCTGCCTTTTACAATGCTCTTACTGACGTGCTATGGCATTTTGGCCAG AGGCAAGGAGCTCAGCTAGTTGTGCTTGAAGGGGTGAACCGCCGTGTTTGGGATAACACATGGAGTGAGTTTTGCTTGGACCTGCACCTCATGTCATGTGGTGCAGCTCAAGCAATGGTTCATGCATGGCTCCTGAATGTGCGCTCTATTGTCTTTGAAGGACGAGCTATGCCTGAGTTCCTAAG CATTCTGACAGGATGGGGAAAGCATAGCAAGATAGCAGGTGCAAGCACCCTCCGCCATGTCATCGAGGCATTGCTCAACTCAATCGGGGCGCCGTTTCAGGTCGAGCGATTCAACATCGGAAGGTTTGTGTCACCCAGCGCTGTGGTGGCTGCCTGGTTGAGAGAGTCCGGTACCATGAACATACTCCTCCTCAATGATGAGCGCGCGCAGCATGCAAGCCCGTCCAGCATGTTACCGAGACTGCAGGCACTGCAGTTGTAG
- the LOC100830264 gene encoding RGS domain-containing serine/threonine-protein kinase A, protein MSMESTGEELLKKIRQLEVGQAQLKQEMSKFALPPTGGGERRRSQSVSPCRGASPHPPPAPAPATARRLSGGFDGGPQAWGRGSASFSHSSRLQREGRAAAEGGATGAGLPERQYRRVLQALGQSVHILDLDGRIIYWNRSAENLYGYPASEVLGQDALMLLVDSRDLSVVNDMFRRISLGESWTGKFPVKNRAGDRFLAIGTNTPFYDEDGSLVGIICVSNDSHALEEILSGPSTSASSHLESSRPTCCDGSCSNNNRKNSLLNRSPFDPQHPLPSTIASKITNLATKVTNKVRSRVRMDENGVVREGGSGESQCSDRDTKEEPSSSGPSTPKGDASRGAFATEENSPGKSAKTNSDESEGKIGLHKILSSKAEALLIKKGISWPWKGRENDGPDGKNQVIWPSLHGEQEIDQNHQKISDSQGAECNQPNKNEVSGSWSSFNNNSSSSASSTGSTNSSVLYKVDHEADCLDYEILWEDLVIGEQVGQGSCGTVYHALWYGSDVGVKVFSRQEYSEEVIQAFRQEVSLMKKLRHPNILLFMGAVTSPHRLCIVTEFLPRGSLFRLLQRSTTKLDWRRRVHMALDVARGMNYLHHYSPPIIHRDLKSSNLLVDKNWTVKVADFGLSRLKRETYLTTKTGKGTPQWMAPEVLRNEPSDEKSDVYSYGVILWELVTQKIPWENLNSMQVIGAVGFMNQRLEIPSETDPYWTSLILSCWETDPQSRPSFQELLEKLRELQRKYAVQTQMQRNASAVAKNSIIEE, encoded by the exons ATGTCGATGGAGTCCACCGGAGAGGAGCTCTTGAAGAAGATCCGGCAGCTTGAGGTGGGCCAGGCGCAGCTGAAGCAGGAGATGTCCAAGTTCGCGCTGCCACCCACCGGCGGGGGTGAGCGGCGCCGCTCGCAGTCGGTCTCGCCCTGCCGCGGCGCCTCGCCGCATCCGCCGCCTGCTCCTGCGCCGGCGACTGCAAGGCGGCTCTCCGGGGGATTTGATGGAGGCCCGCAGGCATGGGGCCGTGGCTCCGCGTCGTTCTCACACTCGTCGCGGCTGCAGCGAGAGGGCCGTGCCGCGGCTGAAGGAGGTGCCACGGGCGCCGGCCTGCCGGAGAGGCAGTACCGTAGGGTGCTTCAGGCGCTGGGGCAGTCCGTCCACATTCTTGACCTCGATGGAAGGATCATATACTG GAATCGATCTGCAGAGAATCTCTATGGTTATCCTGCATCAGAAGTACTTGGTCAGGATGCCCTCATGCTACTGGTTGATTCACGTGACCTAAGTGTGGTAAATGATATGTTCCGACGTATTTCTTTGGGTGAGAGTTGGACTGGGAAATTTCCAGTGAAGAACAGGGCAGGAGATAGGTTTTTAGCTATTGGCACCAACACTCCTTTTTATGATGAGGATGGCAGTTTGGTGGGCATTATTTGCGTTTCAAATGATTCACATGCCTTGGAGGAGATACTCAGTGGACCTTCAACCTCTGCAAGTTCCCATTTAGAATCATCTAGACCCACCTGTTGCGATGGCAGTTGCAGCAACAACAATCGGAAAAACAGTTTGTTGAACAGAAGTCCATTTGACCCTCAGCATCCCCTGCCATCTACTATAGCCTCCAAGATAACAAATTTG GCTACCAAGGTTACAAATAAAGTTCGTTCTCGGGTCAGGATGGATGAGAATGGTGTGGTACGGGAAGGTGGCAGCGGTGAGAGTCAATGCTCTGATCGTGACACCAAGGAAGAGCCATCATCTAGTGGACCAAGTACACCAAAAGGGGATGCATCACGTGGTGCCTTTGCTACAGAAGAGAATTCCCCTGGGAAATCAGCTAAAACAAATAGTGATGAATCAGAAGGAAAAATAGGTCTCCACAAGATCTTGAGTTCAAAAGCAGAGGCACTGTTGATCAAGAAAGGGATATCATGGCCTTGGAAAGGACGGGAGAATGATGGGCCTGATGGAAAGAATCAAGTGATCTGGCCATCATTGCATGGTGAGCAAGAGATTGACCAGAATCATCAGAAAATTTCTGACAGTCAAGGTGCTGAATGCAACCAACCTAACAAAAATGAAGTATCAGGTTCCTGGTCCTCTTTCAACAATAACAGCTCAAGCAGTGCAAGCAGCACTGGAAGTACTAACAGCAGTGTTCTATACAAAGTTGACCATGAAGCAGACTGTCTGGATTATGAAATCCTATGGGAGGATCTTGTCATTGGAGAACAAGTTGGCCAAG GCTCTTGTGGGACAGTATACCATGCGTTGTGGTATGGCTCG GATGTGGGTGTGAAAGTTTTCTCCAGGCAGGAATATTCAGAAGAAGTGATACAGGCCTTTCGACAAGAG GTATCCCTTATGAAGAAACTACGTCATCCTAATATCCTGCTCTTCATGGGGGCGGTTACATCTCCACACCGCCTCTGTATCGTAACGGAGTTCCTCCCACG TGGAAGTTTGTTTCGCTTACTTCAAAGAAGCACTACCAAGTTGGATTGGAGACGACGTGTTCACATGGCTTTGGATGTT GCAAGGGGAATGAATTATCTTCACCACTATAGCCCACCTATCATTCATCGAGATTTAAAATCGTCAAATCTGTTGGTTGATAAGAACTGGACTGTCAAG GTTGCAGATTTTGGTCTTTCACGTCTCAAGCGCGAAACTTATCTAACGACAAAAACAGGAAAGGGAACG CCTCAATGGATGGCTCCGGAGGTATTGCGCAATGAACCTTCAGATGAGAA GTCTGACGTGTATAGCTATGGAGTGATCTTATGGGAACTTGTTACTCAGAAGATACCCTGGGAAAATCTCAATTCGATGCAG GTCATTGGTGCAGTAGGTTTCATGAATCAAAGGTTGGAGATTCCTAGTGAAACAGATCCTTACTGGACATCACTTATCCTGAGTTGTTGGGAAAC TGACCCACAAAGCCGTCCGTCGTTCCAAGAACTTCTAGAGAAGCTTCGGGAACTGCAGAGGAAGTACGCTGTCCAAACTCAGATGCAACGAAATGCATCTGCTGTTGCAAAGAACAGCATCATTGAGGAATGA
- the LOC100823829 gene encoding serine carboxypeptidase-like 2, which translates to MPAGRMTMTTRRSQLLVLVIASKLLLLLIFLPSASSSIFLEQQQQSNKIITHLPGFNGPLPFQLQTGYVEVDGINGVRLFYYFIRSERKPEEDPVILWLTGGPGCSALSGLVYEIGPLSFDSHAYVDGIPKLLYRADSWTKVSNIIFLDSPVGTGFSYSKTDQGCKSGDTTAVNQIVIFLKKWFDEHPEFMSNPLYIAGDSYSGLLVPAITLELAKGIEDASGPLLNLKGYLVGNPVTDNNFDDPAKIPFAHGMGLISDEIYQVYKESCGVQENSHQRDKCTNSLDVIDKCVKDICTNHILEPLCSFASPRYPNNLRLNSGARQMLQAMYTAEAGLQLSEISTECRTAGYTMSRIWANNDTVREALGIDKRTVPSWIRCNYGILYNYTTDIRSSVKHHLDVISRSGYRSLVYSGDHDMIIPFIGTQAWIRSLNFSVVDEWRPWFVDAQVSGYTRSYSNNLTFATVKGGGHTSPEFMPKQCLAMFSRWVSGDPL; encoded by the exons ATGCCGGCCGGACGGATGACCATGACAACAAGGAGGAGCCAACTGCTGGTGCTGGTAATTGCCTCCaagctcctccttctcctcatcttcctaccgtccgcttcctcctccatcttcctcgagcagcagcagcagagcaacAAGATCATCACCCATCTCCCTGGATTCAATGGCCCTCTCCCCTTCCAACTCCAGACAGG TTATGTGGAGGTGGACGGGATCAATGGTGTTCGTCTCTTCTACTACTTCATCCGGTcggagaggaagccggaggAGGACCCTGTCATCCTCtggctgacaggtgggcctggATGCTCCGCCCTCTCCGGCCTTGTCTATGAGATCG GTCCTCTCAGTTTCGACAGTCATGCCTACGTCGATGGCATTCCTAAATTGCTATACAGAGCAGACTCATGGACAAAG GTGAGCAATATCATCTTCCTGGATTCCCCGGTAGGAACTGGCTTCTCTTATTCCAAAACAGACCAAGGATGCAAATCAGGCGACACTACAGCTGTCAACCAAATCGTCATCTTCCTCAAAAAG TGGTTTGATGAGCACCCAGAGTTCATGTCAAATCCTCTTTACATTGCTGGTGATTCCTACTCTGGTTTGCTTGTGCCAGCTATCACCCTTGAATTAGCTAAAG GAATAGAAGATGCCAGCGGACCACTTCTTAATCTAAAG GGCTACCTTGTGGGCAATCCAGTCACAGACAACAATTTTGATGATCCAGCGAAAATACCATTTGCTCATGGGATGGGCCTCATATCCGACGAAATATACCAG GTGTACAAGGAGAGCTGCGGTGTGCAGGAAAACAGCCACCAACGCGATAAATGCACAAATAGTCTTGATGTCATTGACAAG TGTGTCAAGGACATATGTACAAACCATATCCTGGAGCCCCTTTGCTCCTTTGCAAGCCCAAGGTATCCAAACAATCTGAGGCTGAATTCAGGCGCAAGGCAGATGCTCCAAGCAATGTACACCGCAGAGGCCGGTCTACAATTGTCTGAGATTTCTACAGAGTGTAGA ACGGCAGGATATACAATGTCCCGAATATGGGCAAACAATGACACAGTCAGAGAGGCTCTTGGTATCGACAAG CGAACAGTTCCTTCATGGATAAGATGCAACTACGGCATACTGTACAACTACACCACCGATATCCGCAGCTCAGTGAAACACCACCTGGATGTGATCAGCAGATCAGGCTACAGAAGCCTGGTTTACAGTGGTGATCATGACATGATCATACCGTTCATCGGCACGCAAGCGTGGATCAGGTCTCTGAATTTCTCTGTTGTGGATGAGTGGAGACCATGGTTTGTCGATGCACAAGTTTCAGG ATATACAAGGTCATACTCGAATAATCTCACATTCGCAACTGTGAAG GGCGGTGGGCATACTTCTCCAGAGTTCATGCCAAAGCAATGCCTTGCTATGTTCTCAAGGTGGGTTTCTGGTGACCCCCTTTGA
- the LOC100823215 gene encoding serine carboxypeptidase-like 18 isoform X2, whose amino-acid sequence MIFDQLRLSLPSIAMQWYAEHREFLSKPLYIAGDSYSGLITPPLTFQIAKGTEMGDQPALNLKGYMIGNPLTDRKFDVTSKVPYAHGMGLIPDEQYEIYKESCSLDTGIMNRSVQCADCHDAIDKCLKDINVHHILEPKCSSAAYNGHSDSSSSSRMMMLELDNSSTAELNDLSQTSKDCRDEGYVMSSIWANKEEVREALGVHKGSVPLWLRCNHGIPYTTDILSSVEYHRSLLTSGGGYRSLVYSGDHDMVVPFVGTQAWIRSLGFAIVDQWRPWYADIQVAGFTRMYSNNLTFATVKGGGHTAPEYKPKECLAMVVRWLSGRPL is encoded by the exons ATGATATTCGATCAGCTGAGATTATCCCTCCCTTCCATTGCAATGCAGTGGTATGCTGAACATCGAGAATTCTTGTCTAAACCACTTTACATTGCTGGAGATTCATATTCAGGACTAATCACACCACCGCTGACCTTTCAAATTGCTAAGG GTACAGAAATGGGCGACCAACCAGCTCTTAATCTCAAG GGTTACATGATAGGCAACCCATTGACAGATAGGAAGTTCGATGTGACATCTAAAGTTCCATATGCCCATGGGATGGGCCTCATACCCGATGAACAATATGAG ATCTACAAGGAAAGCTGCAGTTTGGACACCGGTATCATGAACCGAAGCGTGCAATGCGCAGATTGTCATGATGCAATAGATAAA TGTTTGAAGGACATAAACGTACATCACATCCTTGAACCCAAATGTTCTTCTGCTGCATATAATGGACATTcagacagcagtagtagcagCAGGATGATGATGCTTGAGCTTGATAACAGCAGTACTGCAGAGCTTAACGACTTGTCTCAGACTTCTAAAGACTGTAGA GATGAAGGATATGTTATGTCAAGCATATGGGCAAACAAGGAAGAGGTAAGAGAGGCTCTGGGTGTCCACAAGGGAAGTGTTCCTCTGTGGTTGAGGTGCAACCATGGCATTCCATACACCACCGATATCCTGAGCAGCGTGGAGTACCACCGGAGCCTTCTTACCAGCGGCGGAGGCTACCGGAGTCTGGTTTACAGCGGCGATCACGACATGGTTGTGCCTTTCGTTGGCACGCAGGCGTGGATCCGGTCTCTCGGCTTCGCCATCGTGGACCAGTGGAGGCCTTGGTATGCCGATATCCAAGTCGCAGG GTTTACGAGGATGTATTCAAATAATCTCACCTTTGCAACAGTCAAG GGTGGTGGTCACACTGCTCCAGAGTATAAGCCCAAGGAGTGCTTGGCCATGGTCGTCAGGTGGCTCTCTGGCCGTCCTCTCTGA
- the LOC100823215 gene encoding serine carboxypeptidase-like 18 isoform X1: MIFDQLRLSLPSIAMQWYAEHREFLSKPLYIAGDSYSGLITPPLTFQIAKGTEMGDQPALNLKGYMIGNPLTDRKFDVTSKVPYAHGMGLIPDEQYEIYKESCSLDTGIMNRSVQCADCHDAIDKCLKDINVHHILEPKCSSAAYNGHSDSSSSSRMMMLELDNSSTAELNDLSQTSKDCRDEGYVMSSIWANKEEVREALGVHKGSVPLWLRCNHGIPYTTDILSSVEYHRSLLTSGGGYRSLVYSGDHDMVVPFVGTQAWIRSLGFAIVDQWRPWYADIQVAGFTRMYSNNLTFATVKVWRVVSLHSIVCLTCLTNIQCICFVCLVRVVVTLLQSISPRSAWPWSSGGSLAVLSDESILSFFAPSSSFYVFFLSKRRTCIRQLHRLMHTAISCYIYASIVRCDLL; the protein is encoded by the exons ATGATATTCGATCAGCTGAGATTATCCCTCCCTTCCATTGCAATGCAGTGGTATGCTGAACATCGAGAATTCTTGTCTAAACCACTTTACATTGCTGGAGATTCATATTCAGGACTAATCACACCACCGCTGACCTTTCAAATTGCTAAGG GTACAGAAATGGGCGACCAACCAGCTCTTAATCTCAAG GGTTACATGATAGGCAACCCATTGACAGATAGGAAGTTCGATGTGACATCTAAAGTTCCATATGCCCATGGGATGGGCCTCATACCCGATGAACAATATGAG ATCTACAAGGAAAGCTGCAGTTTGGACACCGGTATCATGAACCGAAGCGTGCAATGCGCAGATTGTCATGATGCAATAGATAAA TGTTTGAAGGACATAAACGTACATCACATCCTTGAACCCAAATGTTCTTCTGCTGCATATAATGGACATTcagacagcagtagtagcagCAGGATGATGATGCTTGAGCTTGATAACAGCAGTACTGCAGAGCTTAACGACTTGTCTCAGACTTCTAAAGACTGTAGA GATGAAGGATATGTTATGTCAAGCATATGGGCAAACAAGGAAGAGGTAAGAGAGGCTCTGGGTGTCCACAAGGGAAGTGTTCCTCTGTGGTTGAGGTGCAACCATGGCATTCCATACACCACCGATATCCTGAGCAGCGTGGAGTACCACCGGAGCCTTCTTACCAGCGGCGGAGGCTACCGGAGTCTGGTTTACAGCGGCGATCACGACATGGTTGTGCCTTTCGTTGGCACGCAGGCGTGGATCCGGTCTCTCGGCTTCGCCATCGTGGACCAGTGGAGGCCTTGGTATGCCGATATCCAAGTCGCAGG GTTTACGAGGATGTATTCAAATAATCTCACCTTTGCAACAGTCAAGGTATGGCGAGTGGTGTCCCTTCATTCTATTGTTTGTTTGACATGCTTAACGAACATTCAatgtatttgttttgtttgtttggtcaGGGTGGTGGTCACACTGCTCCAGAGTATAAGCCCAAGGAGTGCTTGGCCATGGTCGTCAGGTGGCTCTCTGGCCGTCCTCTCTGATGAAAGCATTCTATCTTTTTTtgctccttcctcctctttttatgttttttttctttcgaaaaggaggacatGCATCCGGCAGCTGCATCGgctgatgcacacagccatctcctgttatatatatgcatcaaTAGTGCGATGTGATCTATTGTAA